GCGCACGGCTGACCGATTCTGCCAATCCATCGGAGATGGTGTCCGGATGCCCGAGGCCTTTACGTTCGACGAGCTCGACCCTCTGCTTCTCGATAGGGGTGAGTTTCAGGCTCTCGACGATGATGTTCTTATCGATCTTCTTTACCGCTGGCTTCTTTGCTGTGGTCTTCCTAATCGGCTTGGATGCCATGATGGTCACCTATTTTGCTGGAGTAATTTGCAATCCTTGACCAGCTTTTATCCCAATACTGTCTGGCCGTAGACTGAGCTAGCCGCTTGTAATTGGTTCGGTCATATAAGCCCTATTGACTCAATTATTCATATATGACTAATAACATGTGGGTATTGCCATGAAATTCCCTGATGAGACGGAGATCAAGAAATTACGTAAGAGCCTAGACATCACCCAGTCTGAATTGGCCTCTCTTTCCGGCGTGAGCCAATCCACGATAGCGAAGATGGAAAGGGGCAGCATCAAGGGCAGCTATTCGGCCGTCGTCAGGATCTTCGAGGTCCTGCAGGAAGAGATGAGCAAGAGGCGAGAGGGAATGCGTGCAAAGGACGTCGCCTCCACCAACATCGTCAGCATACAATCGGGTGAGAAGGTCAAACGGGCCACCGAGGTGATGAGGGAGAGCGGATACTCGCAACTACCGGTCTTCAACGGAGTTCAGCACGTAGGCAGCATCAGTGAGTTCAAGATCCTCAGTATGCTGCGTGACGGCTCGAAGATGGAGGACTTGGGAGAGCAGACGGTGGGCTCGATCATGATGGACTCGTTCCCGATCGTCAGCGAGGAGGCCGCTGTCGAAGTGGTGACCTCTCTGCTGTCCGCATCCAATGCAGTCCTCGTATCTAGGAAAGGTTCGATCGTCGGGATAATAACCAGCTCAGACGTTCTGAAGCTTCTTTGAGGTTACCGTCCCGTCATAGTTGACCTGCACGATCATCAGGTCCTCCGAGGCATAGGTATTGGGAAAAATGTCCCGGGCCTCTTCGACCAGGAGGCCCACGTCCTCGTACCTGCCACTGAAGTGGTTAAGGAAGAGGGCCTTGACCCGGGCCAGCGAGGCTATGGTGGCGGCATCTCTGGCGGTCGAATGGCCGAACTCTTTGGCCTTCTCCTGCAGCGAGATGTCCGCGGTCGCCTCGTGCACCAGCAGGTCGCATCCCAGGATCGATTCCATGAAATGTTCGCTCGGCCTCGTGTCCCCGGAAAACGCCACCTTAAGACCGGGACGGGGATCTCCCATGACCATGTCCGGCGAGATCGTCCTGCCTTCGACCATCACGCTCGAACCGGACTGGAGCTTCGAGAAGCAGGGACCCTCGGGAACGCCAAGCTCGATGGCCTTGGCCCGGTTGAACCTTCCGCGCCGGAGGTCCTCGCTGAGAACGAACCCGAACGAGGGGATGCTGTGGTCGGTCCGGACCGCCTTGACCTGATAGCCTTTTCCCTGGACGATATGGTAATCATCAACATCGTGCCCGGAGACCTGGAACCCCGCCTGGAAATAGCCGAGGTTCAGTATCGTGTCGACCGTGGCCGAGGTCCCTTCCGGACCATAGATCTCCAAGGATTCCGTGCGGCCTGCAAAGTTCATCGACTGGATCAGGCCGGGCAATCCGAGGAAATGGTCACCGTGGAGATGGGTGATGAAGATCTTGGCGATCTTCATGTAGGAGACCGGGGAGCTCATCAATTGCCTTTGGGTGCCCTCACCGCAATCGAATAAAACGATCTCAGGACCCACGCGCACGGCCGTTGCGCTGGTGTTGCGGCTCCTGGTCGGTACGCTCCCTCCAGTCCCAAGAAATATGATCTCCACGCCACCACATCTACTCAGGATGCATTAATCTCTTTTGCGTCGTGGCGGTCCATCCATTTGTTGCTGAAGAAGAAGACCACCAATCCCAACGCCGCCATCACCGTTGCCAGATACATGGTGCCATGATATCCCAAACTGTATGTGGCCAAACCGCCGATCAATGCCCCCATGATCGCCGATATGCTGAGAAAGGATTGCAGCAGCCCGGCGCTGGTCCCTTTCTCATCGTTCCGTTCCATGACGTATTTGACCGAGCCGACATAGAGGCATGACCACGACGCGGCGATCATCACTTGACTCGGGATTATCATCCAATATGTGGTGGCGATGGTATAGGAGGGGAACGTCAACATGGAGAAGACGAAACCGAACAGCACAAGCTTCTTCGACCCGAACCGGTCGACGTAGTTCATGAAAACGAACTGAGCGGCCGCGTTCACTCCATAGACCATCCCAATGAAGAGCGGGTCCGCCCCGAGGTCTGCCAGGAACAGCGCGTACACCACCCATATCATGTTCGCTCCGATATGCCGTAACATGACCGACAGATAGACCGGGAAATTGCGGACTATGATCTTGGTCGGGAAGAGCGGGACCTGATGGCACCTTTCTTTATGGAACGGCAGATAGAGTGAGACCACGAACGCCACAAAGAGCATTGCCGCGCTGGCGATGAAGATGCCATAGTAGATGCCTATGGCCCCGGCGAAGAAGGTCCCGAAACCGAAGCCGAGACTGCCATAGGCGCTGAACTTACCCACCTTCTTGTCGTTCTCATAGACGTGGCAAAGAAGAGCGGACGGGTAGATGCCGCAGGCGGTCCCGACGAATACCCGGGACAGGCCCACCATGAACGCGTCATGGGCGAACACCTGGAGGAGGAGGGCAATGGAAGTGATCAGAAGGCCAGCCTGCAAAATGCGCCTTTTCCCGTGAACGTCGGAGGCCCTGCCGAATATCCATGAGGAGGAGAACAGGGCGGCATTGAAAACGGCGGTGATCAGGCCGATCTCGATGGTGTTGGCGCCGAAATCCCCCCGAAGCATGTTCGGGATGAGCAGCGCAGAACCGGAAAGCCCGGCGCTGGACAGAACTTGGATCCAAGCGACCTTCATCCGTTCGAGGAATCCCTCACAGACCTTAATCCTTGCGGGGTTAAGCTGCGATCAGCGTATGGAACCGATCTTTCTCTCGGTCTTGGTCGCTTTCTTATAGGCCTTGTAGTGCTCCTTGCAGAGGTGGACACGCTTCAGGTCCTCATCTACCTTGAGCTCGGCCTCCTGGGCGCTGTTCTGGGATATCGACCTTTCAGCCGGCTTCCCGCATCCGGCTACATCGCAGGGCTTCTCTTTTTCTACAGCGTGGTGGGTCTCTGCCATGAATCTGGCATTCCATCACGTTCATTTTAACGTTTTGCCCTGAGTATCGTCAGCCCATCGACATCATTATGTCCGCCTGGGACCATCACCAGACGATCAGAATGACGACGCTGAAAAGAATATTGGTCGGAGTGGACGGTTCTGAGAACTCGCTCCGGGCTGCGAAGATGGCGGCGGAGATCGCTACGCCCTTCAGTTCCGAGATAGTGCTCCTTTACGTGCTCCAACCAACCGAATCCGCTTATTACACCGGTATGCCCACCACGGATGAGGCGGAACGGGCCAAGGGAGAGGAGAAGCTCTATCGGGCCAAGACCGTCTGTGAAGAGGCAGGTGCTAAAACACAATTGAAGGTCATGCTCGGCAACCCGGCAGAGGTCATCCTGAACCTCTCCGAGGACGGGTTCGATCTGGTGATCGTCGGCACCAGGGGCATAGGTGCGCTGGCCCGTTTCCTGATGGGCAGCGTTTCCTCCCGTGTGGTACAGTACTCGAAAGTGCCGGTCATGGTGGTCCCTTAGGAGCTTGATGCAAATGATCAAGGTCGCTCCATCCATCCTATCGGCAGACTTCGGCGCGCTGGCAAATGAGGTTCGCAGGGTCGAGGAGGCAGGCGCGGATTGGGTCCATGTCGACGTCATGGACGGAATGTTCGTTCCGAACATCACCATCGGACCGGAGGTCATAAAGAAGATCCGGCCGCACACCAAGCTGCCCTTCGATGTACATCTGATGATAGTCCAGCCGGAGCGCTACATCGAAGCGTTCGCCAGGTCCGGAGCCGATTTCATAACCATACATGTCGAAGCCTCGAATGTGATATCTGAGACCCTGGCAAAGATAAGATCGCTGGGTATGAGGGCCGGTATCTCGATCAACCCGGAGACGCCATTCGAGGCGGTGCTTCCATACCTGAAGGAGATAGACCTGCTTCTGGTCATGACCGTTCACCCCGGTTTCGGGGGACAGTCGTTCATCGATGGAGTCGTTCCGAAGATATCCATGGCGAAGAAGTATGCCGAGGCGAACGGCCTCGATTTCGACATCGAGATCGACGGAGGGATCAACGCCTCCACCGGTTCGAGGTGCGTCAAGGCGGGCGCTAACGCACTGGCCGCGGGCAGCGCACTCTTCGGATCGAAGGATATGAAGGCTGAGATAGGAGCTTGGCACAAATTCTAAGTTAGCCAGATGTGAGAAATTATGAGGAATTTGAATCGTGGGGAGAATCGACATTTTATTAACGGTGAACGCTATCTCGGGCAGTACACCGAAAGTCAATACTTGAGGTATACCCGTTCCCCGAAAGGAAATCACATGGCTCGAATTGGATCTAAGAAGTCATTGGTCACAAAGCTTGGCATCAAGGATGGGATGAAACTCCTGTTCATCAACTCACCTCAGGGCTACGACGAGGTTCTTGGCAGGCTTCCAAAGAACGTTGTGGTGGTCGATGACATCACCGAGGAGCTTGATTTTGTACAGATGTTCAGCAAGAGCAAGAAAGAGGTAGACACCACGTTCCCCAGGCTGCTCGCGGCCATCAAACATGAAGGGATCATCTGGGTCTGCTGGCCGAAGGGATCGTCGAAGATGAAAACGGACCTCACTGGCGCCATGGTGCGCGAGGTCGGTGTGGCGAATGGAATGATCGACGTTAAGGTCTCTTCCATCGACGACACCTGGTCTGGGCTCAAGTTCGTCAACAAGGCGAAGGAAAGGGACTAAACGCCTTAGAGCTCCAGGATGCGCCATTTCGATCATCAGGGATGGCATCTGGGATCAAATTGAAGGGGAAAGGTAAATAAATGCCCCCTC
The sequence above is drawn from the Methanomassiliicoccales archaeon genome and encodes:
- a CDS encoding universal stress protein, coding for MTTLKRILVGVDGSENSLRAAKMAAEIATPFSSEIVLLYVLQPTESAYYTGMPTTDEAERAKGEEKLYRAKTVCEEAGAKTQLKVMLGNPAEVILNLSEDGFDLVIVGTRGIGALARFLMGSVSSRVVQYSKVPVMVVP
- the rnz gene encoding ribonuclease Z; this translates as MEIIFLGTGGSVPTRSRNTSATAVRVGPEIVLFDCGEGTQRQLMSSPVSYMKIAKIFITHLHGDHFLGLPGLIQSMNFAGRTESLEIYGPEGTSATVDTILNLGYFQAGFQVSGHDVDDYHIVQGKGYQVKAVRTDHSIPSFGFVLSEDLRRGRFNRAKAIELGVPEGPCFSKLQSGSSVMVEGRTISPDMVMGDPRPGLKVAFSGDTRPSEHFMESILGCDLLVHEATADISLQEKAKEFGHSTARDAATIASLARVKALFLNHFSGRYEDVGLLVEEARDIFPNTYASEDLMIVQVNYDGTVTSKKLQNV
- the rpe gene encoding ribulose-phosphate 3-epimerase, producing the protein MQMIKVAPSILSADFGALANEVRRVEEAGADWVHVDVMDGMFVPNITIGPEVIKKIRPHTKLPFDVHLMIVQPERYIEAFARSGADFITIHVEASNVISETLAKIRSLGMRAGISINPETPFEAVLPYLKEIDLLLVMTVHPGFGGQSFIDGVVPKISMAKKYAEANGLDFDIEIDGGINASTGSRCVKAGANALAAGSALFGSKDMKAEIGAWHKF
- a CDS encoding MFS transporter — protein: MKVAWIQVLSSAGLSGSALLIPNMLRGDFGANTIEIGLITAVFNAALFSSSWIFGRASDVHGKRRILQAGLLITSIALLLQVFAHDAFMVGLSRVFVGTACGIYPSALLCHVYENDKKVGKFSAYGSLGFGFGTFFAGAIGIYYGIFIASAAMLFVAFVVSLYLPFHKERCHQVPLFPTKIIVRNFPVYLSVMLRHIGANMIWVVYALFLADLGADPLFIGMVYGVNAAAQFVFMNYVDRFGSKKLVLFGFVFSMLTFPSYTIATTYWMIIPSQVMIAASWSCLYVGSVKYVMERNDEKGTSAGLLQSFLSISAIMGALIGGLATYSLGYHGTMYLATVMAALGLVVFFFSNKWMDRHDAKEINAS
- a CDS encoding CBS domain-containing protein, with protein sequence MKFPDETEIKKLRKSLDITQSELASLSGVSQSTIAKMERGSIKGSYSAVVRIFEVLQEEMSKRREGMRAKDVASTNIVSIQSGEKVKRATEVMRESGYSQLPVFNGVQHVGSISEFKILSMLRDGSKMEDLGEQTVGSIMMDSFPIVSEEAAVEVVTSLLSASNAVLVSRKGSIVGIITSSDVLKLL